The following coding sequences are from one Sphingomonadaceae bacterium OTU29LAMAA1 window:
- a CDS encoding DUF418 domain-containing protein, with protein sequence MLHPPAPCDPTTSAERIHTLDVLRGIAICGILLMNIHGMGDVADYPLTHFPAAWNLEWVSWGIQTLFVQGAMRGLFTLLFGASMVIMLRRAEGTGASARPLDVWARRCIALMGFGVVQWLVFLWPGEILWNYGISGLFLLAFRSARPRTLLIAAALLTAGLAANGAFWTHQQVVQLEQGDAAATRLQAGQPVTSDDRDAIAAERAHRSSIRLTAVERAERIRQRTHLLSLLHWSGGYWMRENLTITGWVDIGESISFMLIGMALFRLGILTGAASTGTYRRLLLYGYAGGLLLRGLHVALMARTGFDMGSPLAPGWEWVLAEASFEPARLLVTLGHVGLAVLLFRGGLFGQAVTLRALGRMTLSVYCLQSILGAAIFYVGGYVGMLSLPQLWLVAAAIWAISALVCRWWLATHAMGPAETLLRTIAYGSPDARVHPVPL encoded by the coding sequence ATGTTGCATCCCCCCGCCCCCTGCGATCCGACCACGTCGGCCGAGCGTATCCATACGCTCGACGTCCTGCGCGGAATAGCGATCTGCGGCATCCTGCTGATGAACATCCACGGCATGGGCGATGTCGCCGATTATCCGCTGACCCATTTTCCGGCCGCATGGAACCTCGAATGGGTAAGCTGGGGTATCCAGACGCTGTTCGTGCAGGGCGCGATGCGCGGCCTGTTCACGCTGCTGTTCGGGGCAAGCATGGTCATCATGCTACGCCGGGCGGAGGGCACCGGCGCTTCGGCACGCCCGCTGGACGTCTGGGCGCGGCGGTGCATCGCGCTGATGGGGTTCGGCGTGGTGCAATGGCTGGTCTTCCTGTGGCCGGGCGAGATCCTGTGGAATTACGGGATCAGCGGCCTGTTCCTGCTGGCGTTCCGCTCCGCACGCCCGCGAACGCTGCTGATCGCGGCGGCGCTGCTGACCGCCGGCCTTGCCGCCAACGGCGCATTCTGGACGCATCAGCAGGTCGTACAGCTGGAACAGGGCGACGCCGCCGCCACGCGGCTGCAAGCGGGTCAGCCGGTGACGAGCGACGATCGTGACGCGATCGCTGCCGAACGCGCTCACCGCAGCAGCATCCGCTTGACCGCCGTCGAGCGTGCCGAGCGCATCCGGCAGCGCACGCATCTGTTGTCGCTGCTCCACTGGAGCGGTGGCTATTGGATGCGCGAGAACCTGACCATCACCGGCTGGGTCGATATCGGCGAGAGCATCAGCTTCATGCTGATCGGCATGGCGCTGTTCCGGCTCGGCATCCTGACCGGCGCGGCATCCACCGGGACCTATCGGCGATTGCTGCTCTATGGCTATGCGGGCGGGCTGCTGCTGCGCGGCCTGCACGTCGCCCTGATGGCGCGCACCGGCTTCGACATGGGATCGCCGCTCGCGCCCGGCTGGGAATGGGTCTTGGCGGAGGCATCGTTCGAACCCGCACGCCTGCTCGTGACGCTGGGCCATGTCGGCCTGGCCGTGCTGCTGTTCCGCGGCGGGTTGTTCGGGCAAGCCGTCACGCTGCGGGCATTGGGGCGGATGACGCTGTCGGTCTATTGCCTGCAATCCATCCTCGGCGCGGCGATCTTCTACGTCGGCGGCTATGTCGGAATGCTGTCGCTGCCGCAGCTATGGCTGGTCGCGGCAGCGATCTGGGCGATCTCGGCCCTGGTGTGTCGCTGGTGGCTCG